One stretch of Castor canadensis chromosome 12, mCasCan1.hap1v2, whole genome shotgun sequence DNA includes these proteins:
- the Bcl9 gene encoding B-cell CLL/lymphoma 9 protein isoform X1, with the protein MHSSNPKLRNSPSGNTQSSPKSKQEVMVRPPTVMSPSGNPQLDSKFSNQGKQGGSASQSQPSPCDSKSGGHTPKALPGPGGSMGLKNGAGNGAKGKGKRERSISADSFDQRDPGTPNDDSDMKECNSADHIKSQDSQHTPHSMTPSTAAAPRSSTPSHGQTTAPEPTPAQKTPAKVVYVFSTEMANKAAEAVLKGQVETIVSFHIQNISNNKTERSTAPLNTQISSLRNDPKPLPQQPPAPANQDQNSSQNTRLQPTPPIPAPAPKPAAPPRPLDQDSPGVENKLIPSVGSPASSTPLPPDGTGPNSTPNNRAVTPVSQGSNSSSADPKAPPPPPVSSGEPPTLGENPDGLSQEQLEHRERSLQTLRDIQRMLFPDEKEFTGAQSGGPQHNTGALDGPQKKPEGPIQAMMAQSQSLGKGPGPRTDVGAPFGPQGHRDVPFSPDDMVPPSMNSQSGPIGPDHLDHMTPEQIAWLKLQQEFYEEKRRKQEQVVVQQCSLQDMMVHQHGPRGVVRGPPPPYQMTPSEGWAPGGAEPFPDGINISHSLPPRGMAPHPNMPGTQMRLPGFAGMINSEMEGPNVPNSASRPGLSGVSWPDDVPKIPDGRNFPPGQGVFSGPGRGERFPNPQGLSEEMFQQQLAEKQLGLPPGMSMEGIRPSMEMNRMIPGSQRHMEPGTNPIFPRIPVEGPLSPSRGEFPKGMPPQIGPGRELEFGMAPGGMKGDVNLNVNMGSNSQMIPQKMRESGAGPEEMMKLRPGSSDMLPAQQKMVPLPFGEHPQQEYGLGPRPFLPMSQGPGSNSGLRNLREQIGPDQRTNSRLSHMPPLPLNPSSNPTSLNTAPPVQRGLGRKPLDISVAGSQVHSPGINPLKSPTMHQVQSPMLGSPSGNLKSPQTPSQLAGMLAGPAAAASIKSPPVLGSAAASPVHLKSPSLPAPSPGWTSSPKPPLQSPGIPPNHKAPLTMASPAMLGSVESGGPPPPTASQPASVNIPGSLPSSTPYTMPPEPTLSQNPLSIMMSRMSKFAMPSSTPLYHDAIKTVASSDDDSPPARSPNLPSMNNMPGMGINTQNPRISGPNPVVPMPTLSPMGMTQPLSHSNQMPSPNAMGPNIPPHGVPMGPGLMSHNPIMGHGSQEPPMVPQGRMGFPQGFPPVQSPPQQVPFPHNGPSGGQGNFPGGMGFPGEGALGRPSNLPQSSADAALCKPGGPGGPDSFTVLGNSMPSVFTDPDLQEVIRPGATGIPEFDLSRIIPSEKPSQTLQYFPRGEVPGRKQPQGPGPGFSHMQGMMGDQAPRMGLALPGMGGPGPVGTADIPLGTAPSMPSHNPMRPPAFLQQGMMGPHHRMMSPAQSTMPGQPTLMSNPAAAVGMIPGKDRGPAGLYTHPGPVGSPGMMMSMQSMMGPQQNIMIPPQMRPRGMAADVGMGGFSQGPGNPGNMMF; encoded by the exons AATGTAATTCTGCTGACCATATAAAGTCCCAGGATTCTCAGCACACACCACACTCCATGACCCCATCAACTGCTGCAGCCCCCAGGTCTTCCACCCCTTCTCATGGCCAAACTACTGCTCCTGAGCCCACACCTGCTCAGAAGACTCCAGCCAAAGTGGTATATGTGTTTTCTACTGAGATGGCCAATAA AGCTGCAGAAGCTGTGTTGAAGGGCCAGGTTGAAACTATCGTCTCTTTCCATATCCAGAACATCTCTAACAACAAGACAGAGAGAAGCACAGCCCCTCTG AACACACAGATATCTTCCCTGCGGAATGATCCAAAACCTCTCCCACAACAGCCCCCAGCTCCAGCCAACCAGGACCAGAATTCTTCTCAGAACACCAGACTGCAACCAACACCACCCATTCCGGCACCAGCACCCAAACCTGCCGCACCTCCGCGTCCCCTGGACCAAGACAGTCCCGGGGTAGAAAATAAACTGATTCCTTCTGTGGGCAGTCCTGCCAGCTCCACTCCACTGCCCCCAGATGGTACTGGGCCAAACTCTACTCCCAATAATCGAGCAGTGACCCCTGTCTCCCAGGGGAGCAACAGCTCTTCGGCAGATCCCAAAGCTCCCCCACCTCCACCAGTATCCAGTGGTGAGCCCCCCACACTGGGAGAGAACCCCGATGGCCTATCTCAGGAGCAGTTGGAGCACCGGGAACGCTCCTTACAAACTCTCAGAGATATCCAGCGTATGCTTTTCCCCGATGAGAAAGAATTCACAGGAGCTCAAAGTGGGGGACCCCAGCATAATACTGGGGCATTAGATGGACCTCAGAAAAAACCAGAAGGGCCAATTCAGGCCATGATGGCGCAATCCCAAAGTCTAGGTAAGGGACCTGGGCCCCGGACAGATGTGGGAGCTCCATTTGGCCCTCAAGGACATAGAGATGTGCCCTTTTCTCCAGATGACATGGTTCCACCTTCTATGAACTCCCAGTCTGGGCCCATAGGACCTGACCACCTGGACCACATGACTCCGGAGCAGATAGCATGGCTGAAACTGCAGCAGGAGTTTTatgaagagaagaggaggaagcaggAACAAGTGGTTGTCCAGCAGTGCTCCCTCCAGGACATGATGGTTCATCAGCATGGGCCACGGGGAGTGGTCCGAGGGCCTCCCCCTCCATACCAGATGACTCCTAGTGAAGGCTGGGCACCCGGGGGTGCAGAGCCATTTCCTGATGGCATCAACATTTCACATTCTCTGCCCCCAAGGGGTATGGCTCCCCATCCCAACATGCCAGGCACCCAGATGCGCCTCCCTGGATTTGCAGGAATGATAAACTCTGAAATGGAGGGGCCAAATGTCCCCAACTCAGCATCTAGACCAGGTCTTTCTGGAGTTAGTTGGCCAGACGATGTGCCAAAAATCCCAGATGGTCGGAATTTCCCTCCTGGCCAGGGTGTCTTCAGTGGGCCTGGCCGAGGGGAACGCTTCCCAAACCCCCAAGGATTGTCTGAAGAGATGTTTCAACAGCAGCTGGCAGAGAAACAGCTGGGTCTCCCCCCGGGGATGAGCATGGAAGGCATCAGGCCCAGCATGGAGATGAACAGGATGATCCCAGGCTCCCAGCGCCACATGGAACCTGGGACTAATCCCATTTTCCCTCGGATACCAGTCGAGGGCCCTCTGAGCCCTTCTAGGGGTGAATTTCCAAAAGGAATGCCTCCACAGATAGGTCCTGGTCGGGAGCTTGAGTTTGGGATGGCTCCTGGTGGGATGAAGGGAGATGTCAATCTAAATGTCAACATGGGATCTAACTCTCAGATGATACCTCAGAAGATGAGAGAGTCTGGGGCAGGCCCTGAGGAGATGATGAAATTACGACCAGGTAGCTCAGACATGCTGCCTGCCCAGCAGAAGATGGTGCCCCTGCCATTTGGTGAGCACCCTCAGCAGGAGTATGGCTTGGGCCCCAGGCCATTCCTTCCCATGTCTCAGGGTCCAGGCAGCAACAGTGGCTTGCGGAATCTCAGAGAACAAATCGGGCCCGACCAAAGGACTAACAGCCGGCTCAGTCATATGCCACCACTACCTCTCAACCCTTCCAGTAACCCCACTAGCCTCAACACAGCTCCTCCAGTCCAGCGTGGCCTGGGGCGGAAGCCCTTGGATATATCTGTGGCAGGCAGCCAGGTGCATTCCCCAGGCATTAACCCTCTGAAATCGCCCACGATGCACCAAGTCCAGTCCCCCATGCTGGGCTCTCCCTCGGGGAACCTCAAGTCCCCTCAGACTCCCTCACAGCTGGCAGGGATGCTGGCAGGCCCAGCTGCTGCTGCTTCCATTAAGTCACCCCCAGTCTTGGGGTCTGCTGCTGCTTCGCCTGTTCACCTCAAGTCTCCATCACTTCCTGCCCCATCACCTGGATGGACCTCCTCTCCCAAGCCTCCCCTCCAGAGTCCTGGGATCCCTCCAAACCACAAAGCCCCTCTCACCATGGCCTCCCCAGCCATGCTGGGAAGTGTGGAGTCAG gtGGCCCCCCACCTCCTACAGCCAGCCAGCCTGCCTCTGTGAATATCCCTGGAAGTCTTCCCTCTAGTACACCTTACACCATGCCTCCAGAGCCAACCCTTTCCCAGAACCCACTCTCAATTATGATGTCTCGAATGTCCAAGTTTGCAATGCCCAGTTCTACCCCATTATACCATGATGCCATCAAGACTGTGGCCAGCTCTGATGATGACTCCCCTCCAGCTCGTTCTCCCAATTTGCCATCAATGAATAATATGCCAG gaatggGCATTAATACACAGAATCCTCGAATTTCAGGTCCTAACCCCGTGGTTCCGATGCCAACCCTCAGCCCAATGGGAATGACCCAGCCACTTTCTCACTCCAATCAGATGCCCTCTCCGAATGCCATGGGACCCAACATACCTCCTCATGGGGTCCCAATGGGGCCTGGCTTGATGTCACACAATCCTATCATGGGGCATGGGTCCCAGGAGCCTCCAATGGTACCTCAAGGACGGATGGGTTTCCCCCAGGGCTTCCCTCCAGTACAGTCTCCTCCTCAGCAGGTCCCATTCCCTCACAATGGCCCAAGTGGGGGACAAGGCAACTTCCCAGGAGGGATGGGTTTTCCAGGAGAAGGTGCACTTGGCCGCCCTAGCAACCTGCCCCAAAGTTCAGCAGACGCAGCACTTTGCAAGCCTGGAGGCCCAGGAGGTCCTGACTCCTTCACTGTTCTAGGGAACAGTATGCCTTCGGTGTTTACAGACCCAGATCTGCAGGAGGTCATCCGGCCTGGAGCCACCGGAATACCTGAGTTTGATCTGTCCCGCATTATTCCATCTGAGAAACCTAGCCAGACATTGCAATATTTTCCTCGAGGGGAAGTTCCAGGCCGTAAACAGCCCCAGGGTCCTGGACCTGGATTTTCACACATGCAGGGAATGATGGGCGACCAAGCCCCCAGAATGGGACTAGCATTACCTGGCATGGGAGGTCCAGGGCCAGTAGGAACTGCGGACATCCCTCTTGGTACAGCTCCATCCATGCCAAGTCACAACCCAATGAGACCACCAGCCTTTCTCCAGCAAGGCATGATGGGACCTCACCATCGGATGATGTCACCAGCACAATCTACCATGCCCGGGCAGCCCACTCTGATGAGCAACCCAGCTGCTGCTGTGGGCATGATTCCTGGCAAGGATCGAGGCCCTGCTGGGCTCTACACCCACCCTGGGCCTGTGGGCTCTCCAGGCATGATGATGTCCATGCAGAGCATGATGGGACCCCAACAGAACATCATGATTCCCCCACAGATGAGGCCCCGGGGCATGGCTGCTGATGTGGGCATGGGTGGGTTCAGCCAAGGACCTGGCAACCCAGGAAACATGATGTTTTAA
- the Bcl9 gene encoding B-cell CLL/lymphoma 9 protein isoform X2 — MHSSNPKLRNSPSGNTQSSPKSKQEVMVRPPTVMSPSGNPQLDSKFSNQECNSADHIKSQDSQHTPHSMTPSTAAAPRSSTPSHGQTTAPEPTPAQKTPAKVVYVFSTEMANKAAEAVLKGQVETIVSFHIQNISNNKTERSTAPLNTQISSLRNDPKPLPQQPPAPANQDQNSSQNTRLQPTPPIPAPAPKPAAPPRPLDQDSPGVENKLIPSVGSPASSTPLPPDGTGPNSTPNNRAVTPVSQGSNSSSADPKAPPPPPVSSGEPPTLGENPDGLSQEQLEHRERSLQTLRDIQRMLFPDEKEFTGAQSGGPQHNTGALDGPQKKPEGPIQAMMAQSQSLGKGPGPRTDVGAPFGPQGHRDVPFSPDDMVPPSMNSQSGPIGPDHLDHMTPEQIAWLKLQQEFYEEKRRKQEQVVVQQCSLQDMMVHQHGPRGVVRGPPPPYQMTPSEGWAPGGAEPFPDGINISHSLPPRGMAPHPNMPGTQMRLPGFAGMINSEMEGPNVPNSASRPGLSGVSWPDDVPKIPDGRNFPPGQGVFSGPGRGERFPNPQGLSEEMFQQQLAEKQLGLPPGMSMEGIRPSMEMNRMIPGSQRHMEPGTNPIFPRIPVEGPLSPSRGEFPKGMPPQIGPGRELEFGMAPGGMKGDVNLNVNMGSNSQMIPQKMRESGAGPEEMMKLRPGSSDMLPAQQKMVPLPFGEHPQQEYGLGPRPFLPMSQGPGSNSGLRNLREQIGPDQRTNSRLSHMPPLPLNPSSNPTSLNTAPPVQRGLGRKPLDISVAGSQVHSPGINPLKSPTMHQVQSPMLGSPSGNLKSPQTPSQLAGMLAGPAAAASIKSPPVLGSAAASPVHLKSPSLPAPSPGWTSSPKPPLQSPGIPPNHKAPLTMASPAMLGSVESGGPPPPTASQPASVNIPGSLPSSTPYTMPPEPTLSQNPLSIMMSRMSKFAMPSSTPLYHDAIKTVASSDDDSPPARSPNLPSMNNMPGMGINTQNPRISGPNPVVPMPTLSPMGMTQPLSHSNQMPSPNAMGPNIPPHGVPMGPGLMSHNPIMGHGSQEPPMVPQGRMGFPQGFPPVQSPPQQVPFPHNGPSGGQGNFPGGMGFPGEGALGRPSNLPQSSADAALCKPGGPGGPDSFTVLGNSMPSVFTDPDLQEVIRPGATGIPEFDLSRIIPSEKPSQTLQYFPRGEVPGRKQPQGPGPGFSHMQGMMGDQAPRMGLALPGMGGPGPVGTADIPLGTAPSMPSHNPMRPPAFLQQGMMGPHHRMMSPAQSTMPGQPTLMSNPAAAVGMIPGKDRGPAGLYTHPGPVGSPGMMMSMQSMMGPQQNIMIPPQMRPRGMAADVGMGGFSQGPGNPGNMMF; from the exons AATGTAATTCTGCTGACCATATAAAGTCCCAGGATTCTCAGCACACACCACACTCCATGACCCCATCAACTGCTGCAGCCCCCAGGTCTTCCACCCCTTCTCATGGCCAAACTACTGCTCCTGAGCCCACACCTGCTCAGAAGACTCCAGCCAAAGTGGTATATGTGTTTTCTACTGAGATGGCCAATAA AGCTGCAGAAGCTGTGTTGAAGGGCCAGGTTGAAACTATCGTCTCTTTCCATATCCAGAACATCTCTAACAACAAGACAGAGAGAAGCACAGCCCCTCTG AACACACAGATATCTTCCCTGCGGAATGATCCAAAACCTCTCCCACAACAGCCCCCAGCTCCAGCCAACCAGGACCAGAATTCTTCTCAGAACACCAGACTGCAACCAACACCACCCATTCCGGCACCAGCACCCAAACCTGCCGCACCTCCGCGTCCCCTGGACCAAGACAGTCCCGGGGTAGAAAATAAACTGATTCCTTCTGTGGGCAGTCCTGCCAGCTCCACTCCACTGCCCCCAGATGGTACTGGGCCAAACTCTACTCCCAATAATCGAGCAGTGACCCCTGTCTCCCAGGGGAGCAACAGCTCTTCGGCAGATCCCAAAGCTCCCCCACCTCCACCAGTATCCAGTGGTGAGCCCCCCACACTGGGAGAGAACCCCGATGGCCTATCTCAGGAGCAGTTGGAGCACCGGGAACGCTCCTTACAAACTCTCAGAGATATCCAGCGTATGCTTTTCCCCGATGAGAAAGAATTCACAGGAGCTCAAAGTGGGGGACCCCAGCATAATACTGGGGCATTAGATGGACCTCAGAAAAAACCAGAAGGGCCAATTCAGGCCATGATGGCGCAATCCCAAAGTCTAGGTAAGGGACCTGGGCCCCGGACAGATGTGGGAGCTCCATTTGGCCCTCAAGGACATAGAGATGTGCCCTTTTCTCCAGATGACATGGTTCCACCTTCTATGAACTCCCAGTCTGGGCCCATAGGACCTGACCACCTGGACCACATGACTCCGGAGCAGATAGCATGGCTGAAACTGCAGCAGGAGTTTTatgaagagaagaggaggaagcaggAACAAGTGGTTGTCCAGCAGTGCTCCCTCCAGGACATGATGGTTCATCAGCATGGGCCACGGGGAGTGGTCCGAGGGCCTCCCCCTCCATACCAGATGACTCCTAGTGAAGGCTGGGCACCCGGGGGTGCAGAGCCATTTCCTGATGGCATCAACATTTCACATTCTCTGCCCCCAAGGGGTATGGCTCCCCATCCCAACATGCCAGGCACCCAGATGCGCCTCCCTGGATTTGCAGGAATGATAAACTCTGAAATGGAGGGGCCAAATGTCCCCAACTCAGCATCTAGACCAGGTCTTTCTGGAGTTAGTTGGCCAGACGATGTGCCAAAAATCCCAGATGGTCGGAATTTCCCTCCTGGCCAGGGTGTCTTCAGTGGGCCTGGCCGAGGGGAACGCTTCCCAAACCCCCAAGGATTGTCTGAAGAGATGTTTCAACAGCAGCTGGCAGAGAAACAGCTGGGTCTCCCCCCGGGGATGAGCATGGAAGGCATCAGGCCCAGCATGGAGATGAACAGGATGATCCCAGGCTCCCAGCGCCACATGGAACCTGGGACTAATCCCATTTTCCCTCGGATACCAGTCGAGGGCCCTCTGAGCCCTTCTAGGGGTGAATTTCCAAAAGGAATGCCTCCACAGATAGGTCCTGGTCGGGAGCTTGAGTTTGGGATGGCTCCTGGTGGGATGAAGGGAGATGTCAATCTAAATGTCAACATGGGATCTAACTCTCAGATGATACCTCAGAAGATGAGAGAGTCTGGGGCAGGCCCTGAGGAGATGATGAAATTACGACCAGGTAGCTCAGACATGCTGCCTGCCCAGCAGAAGATGGTGCCCCTGCCATTTGGTGAGCACCCTCAGCAGGAGTATGGCTTGGGCCCCAGGCCATTCCTTCCCATGTCTCAGGGTCCAGGCAGCAACAGTGGCTTGCGGAATCTCAGAGAACAAATCGGGCCCGACCAAAGGACTAACAGCCGGCTCAGTCATATGCCACCACTACCTCTCAACCCTTCCAGTAACCCCACTAGCCTCAACACAGCTCCTCCAGTCCAGCGTGGCCTGGGGCGGAAGCCCTTGGATATATCTGTGGCAGGCAGCCAGGTGCATTCCCCAGGCATTAACCCTCTGAAATCGCCCACGATGCACCAAGTCCAGTCCCCCATGCTGGGCTCTCCCTCGGGGAACCTCAAGTCCCCTCAGACTCCCTCACAGCTGGCAGGGATGCTGGCAGGCCCAGCTGCTGCTGCTTCCATTAAGTCACCCCCAGTCTTGGGGTCTGCTGCTGCTTCGCCTGTTCACCTCAAGTCTCCATCACTTCCTGCCCCATCACCTGGATGGACCTCCTCTCCCAAGCCTCCCCTCCAGAGTCCTGGGATCCCTCCAAACCACAAAGCCCCTCTCACCATGGCCTCCCCAGCCATGCTGGGAAGTGTGGAGTCAG gtGGCCCCCCACCTCCTACAGCCAGCCAGCCTGCCTCTGTGAATATCCCTGGAAGTCTTCCCTCTAGTACACCTTACACCATGCCTCCAGAGCCAACCCTTTCCCAGAACCCACTCTCAATTATGATGTCTCGAATGTCCAAGTTTGCAATGCCCAGTTCTACCCCATTATACCATGATGCCATCAAGACTGTGGCCAGCTCTGATGATGACTCCCCTCCAGCTCGTTCTCCCAATTTGCCATCAATGAATAATATGCCAG gaatggGCATTAATACACAGAATCCTCGAATTTCAGGTCCTAACCCCGTGGTTCCGATGCCAACCCTCAGCCCAATGGGAATGACCCAGCCACTTTCTCACTCCAATCAGATGCCCTCTCCGAATGCCATGGGACCCAACATACCTCCTCATGGGGTCCCAATGGGGCCTGGCTTGATGTCACACAATCCTATCATGGGGCATGGGTCCCAGGAGCCTCCAATGGTACCTCAAGGACGGATGGGTTTCCCCCAGGGCTTCCCTCCAGTACAGTCTCCTCCTCAGCAGGTCCCATTCCCTCACAATGGCCCAAGTGGGGGACAAGGCAACTTCCCAGGAGGGATGGGTTTTCCAGGAGAAGGTGCACTTGGCCGCCCTAGCAACCTGCCCCAAAGTTCAGCAGACGCAGCACTTTGCAAGCCTGGAGGCCCAGGAGGTCCTGACTCCTTCACTGTTCTAGGGAACAGTATGCCTTCGGTGTTTACAGACCCAGATCTGCAGGAGGTCATCCGGCCTGGAGCCACCGGAATACCTGAGTTTGATCTGTCCCGCATTATTCCATCTGAGAAACCTAGCCAGACATTGCAATATTTTCCTCGAGGGGAAGTTCCAGGCCGTAAACAGCCCCAGGGTCCTGGACCTGGATTTTCACACATGCAGGGAATGATGGGCGACCAAGCCCCCAGAATGGGACTAGCATTACCTGGCATGGGAGGTCCAGGGCCAGTAGGAACTGCGGACATCCCTCTTGGTACAGCTCCATCCATGCCAAGTCACAACCCAATGAGACCACCAGCCTTTCTCCAGCAAGGCATGATGGGACCTCACCATCGGATGATGTCACCAGCACAATCTACCATGCCCGGGCAGCCCACTCTGATGAGCAACCCAGCTGCTGCTGTGGGCATGATTCCTGGCAAGGATCGAGGCCCTGCTGGGCTCTACACCCACCCTGGGCCTGTGGGCTCTCCAGGCATGATGATGTCCATGCAGAGCATGATGGGACCCCAACAGAACATCATGATTCCCCCACAGATGAGGCCCCGGGGCATGGCTGCTGATGTGGGCATGGGTGGGTTCAGCCAAGGACCTGGCAACCCAGGAAACATGATGTTTTAA